Proteins encoded together in one uncultured Desulfobacter sp. window:
- a CDS encoding DUF294 nucleotidyltransferase-like domain-containing protein — MSNKVIRKFFFSIIVPSILTILLFISSMYLILIPSFEENMMNKKKEMIRELTNTAWSLIKEYDDEYKNSLITLEQAKRLASKKIEKMRYGAQGKDYFWISDMNAVMVMHPYRPELNNKMLDNYKDPNGVRLFVEAIKVVKTQGEGFINYMWQWKDDSSQIVPKLSYVKGFKEWEWIIGTGIYLDDVQAEIGALKGRLTRVSLFISAVVILILSFIILQSLKIEARRKMAEDDLLQSRQKYKTLVETSSEGTIMIKDSRIIFSNHMFEQLTGKTHQEIIASKFEDFFSIGWEEVLKSCEKTNKSISIETQVKQGEAVFHDVVISVTRILFEAQEAFVVVTKNVSRKKQTEKIVHNLSSELQSSLILMNQPISQFVKPIVKSNLQTTVAEAALLMDRKKMNLIFIADNDKMLGVVDDSDLRKRVLAKGKDGKCPLVEVMTAPIICISNTALLYQVVLEFRKQNISHLAVKNENNKIIGVLSRKDILEIQHNSLSYILSEIEYAQDVHELKKIYDKIPILVNALLESGNKTELITHIITSVSDAMTNRIIAFALEDHGEPPCRFAFVALGSEGRKEQTIATDQDNAIIFEDVQENNVQKSKNYFLKFAETVNDHLAHVGYELCIGEIMAKNPKYTLTLSDWKKQFTGWINTPEAQNIIDTAVFFDFRCIYGDSFFTDELRKHINLLIDKKAIFVFHLAQTVIQYRSPLNIFGNIAGGDSETFDIKKILVPVITFIKVFSLQRKIAETNTLQRLEQLLNQNVIQKSMYGELKQAYNFLMGLRFHTQTNALKEFRKPDNTINFKNLTEIEKSTLKNVYSLISDMQTKLNLEFKGR, encoded by the coding sequence ATGTCAAACAAAGTCATAAGAAAATTTTTTTTCTCTATTATCGTCCCGTCCATACTTACTATTTTGCTTTTTATCTCCTCGATGTACCTTATCCTAATACCATCATTTGAAGAAAATATGATGAATAAAAAAAAGGAAATGATCCGGGAGCTTACCAATACCGCTTGGAGTTTAATAAAAGAATATGACGACGAATACAAAAATTCTTTGATCACCCTTGAGCAAGCAAAACGCCTTGCATCAAAAAAAATTGAAAAGATGAGATATGGTGCCCAGGGGAAAGATTATTTTTGGATTAGCGACATGAACGCAGTTATGGTCATGCACCCCTATCGCCCCGAACTGAACAATAAAATGCTGGATAACTATAAGGATCCCAATGGGGTCAGGCTGTTTGTTGAAGCAATTAAGGTTGTAAAAACACAGGGCGAAGGATTTATTAACTACATGTGGCAATGGAAAGATGATTCTTCTCAAATTGTGCCAAAGTTATCTTATGTAAAGGGTTTTAAAGAGTGGGAATGGATTATAGGCACCGGTATTTATCTGGATGATGTACAAGCTGAAATCGGTGCTTTAAAAGGAAGATTAACAAGGGTTTCACTGTTTATATCAGCAGTAGTTATCTTGATCCTCTCTTTTATTATTTTACAAAGCCTTAAAATTGAAGCCAGGCGAAAAATGGCCGAAGATGATCTTTTACAATCAAGGCAAAAATACAAAACGCTTGTGGAAACTTCATCAGAAGGAACAATAATGATCAAAGACAGCAGGATCATTTTTTCCAATCACATGTTTGAACAACTTACTGGAAAAACGCATCAGGAGATTATTGCGTCTAAATTTGAAGATTTTTTCAGCATCGGGTGGGAAGAGGTCTTAAAGTCATGCGAAAAAACCAATAAATCCATTTCAATTGAAACCCAGGTAAAGCAAGGGGAAGCAGTCTTCCACGATGTCGTGATATCGGTTACAAGAATTTTATTTGAGGCACAAGAAGCTTTTGTTGTGGTCACAAAAAATGTATCTCGAAAAAAACAAACAGAAAAAATTGTCCATAATTTAAGCAGCGAGCTTCAAAGTTCCCTGATATTAATGAACCAGCCCATTTCTCAATTTGTGAAGCCGATTGTAAAGAGCAATCTGCAAACAACAGTCGCTGAAGCTGCCTTATTAATGGATCGGAAAAAGATGAATCTCATTTTTATTGCTGATAATGATAAGATGCTTGGCGTTGTTGATGATAGTGACCTGCGCAAAAGAGTTCTCGCAAAAGGTAAAGATGGAAAGTGCCCACTTGTGGAAGTGATGACCGCGCCAATTATTTGTATTTCAAATACTGCCTTGCTTTACCAGGTTGTTTTGGAATTCAGAAAACAAAACATCAGCCATCTGGCTGTGAAAAACGAAAATAATAAAATTATCGGTGTCCTCAGCCGCAAAGATATACTTGAAATCCAGCATAATTCGTTGAGTTACATATTAAGTGAAATTGAATATGCCCAGGATGTTCATGAACTTAAGAAGATATATGATAAGATCCCGATTCTTGTTAATGCATTATTGGAAAGTGGAAATAAAACAGAATTGATAACCCATATCATCACATCAGTATCCGATGCGATGACAAATCGTATCATCGCTTTTGCTCTGGAAGACCATGGGGAACCACCATGCCGGTTTGCTTTTGTTGCTTTGGGAAGCGAAGGAAGAAAAGAACAAACCATTGCCACCGACCAGGATAATGCCATTATTTTCGAAGATGTCCAGGAAAATAATGTTCAGAAAAGTAAAAATTATTTTTTGAAATTTGCTGAAACTGTGAACGATCACCTGGCCCATGTTGGATATGAGCTCTGTATAGGTGAGATAATGGCCAAAAATCCAAAATATACGTTAACCTTATCGGATTGGAAAAAGCAATTTACAGGCTGGATTAACACACCTGAAGCACAAAACATAATAGACACTGCGGTTTTCTTTGATTTCCGGTGTATTTATGGGGATAGCTTTTTTACAGACGAGTTGAGAAAACACATTAACCTGCTTATTGATAAAAAAGCCATTTTTGTTTTTCACCTTGCCCAAACGGTTATTCAGTATCGGTCCCCGTTAAACATTTTTGGAAATATTGCCGGTGGTGATAGCGAAACATTTGATATTAAAAAAATACTTGTTCCGGTTATTACGTTTATTAAAGTTTTTTCCCTGCAACGCAAAATTGCTGAAACCAATACCCTGCAACGACTTGAGCAATTACTAAATCAAAACGTGATTCAAAAATCCATGTATGGAGAATTAAAACAAGCTTACAATTTTTTAATGGGATTACGTTTCCACACCCAAACCAATGCTCTAAAAGAATTCAGAAAGCCTGACAATACTATCAATTTTAAAAATTTAACCGAAATTGAGAAATCAACTTTAAAAAATGTTTATTCCTTAATTTCTGATATGCAGACAAAACTGAATTTGGAATTTAAGGGGCGCTAA
- a CDS encoding DUF2333 family protein, with protein sequence MEDAKNAANSGDAVKKKSFLIKILISKWFILTVFILCISGYAAWWGMDWWADFSAKRGEKNHETLVAQETDSGHDTLSVLEEATHGALTTDDAHSTHNALNTHNAQNTHDALATHNALTTHDTQATHGSAMQQQDSHGTTGHAVESQKDTALHTTVKNKHVNENKTVTHASETPATDHGNAHAAPVRTGPRGVAFVEACIQPLDYELNHRFLGWRPNDIIRIADNIKYLQLGVLEVTRRTAVALAENLSRTGSTDAYVPSLEYAMNSFMIKPTELMFPSAEGKYQEGLDGWRNYQEMVLRGEARFYRRVDNLVPLLKAYESILGSCDENLVKKPGELSTFKADDVFYYAKGVAIAMGTILGAVAVDCDDTIGSVQGMDVIHHAVEALHHASSLDPWIVFEGSPDGILANHRANIAAPISHARFYLDVLSRSLTGNL encoded by the coding sequence ATGGAAGATGCGAAGAATGCTGCCAACAGTGGAGACGCGGTAAAGAAAAAGAGTTTTTTGATAAAGATACTTATATCCAAATGGTTTATTCTCACAGTGTTTATCCTGTGTATTTCCGGGTATGCTGCATGGTGGGGCATGGATTGGTGGGCGGATTTTTCGGCAAAAAGGGGTGAAAAAAACCATGAGACGCTTGTGGCTCAGGAAACGGACTCAGGCCATGACACGCTCAGTGTGCTGGAGGAAGCTACGCATGGTGCTCTCACCACGGATGATGCCCATAGCACTCATAATGCCTTAAACACGCATAATGCCCAGAATACTCATGATGCTTTGGCTACGCATAATGCGCTGACCACACATGACACCCAGGCCACGCATGGATCCGCTATGCAACAACAGGATTCCCATGGAACCACCGGGCATGCGGTCGAATCTCAAAAAGATACTGCTCTTCACACGACTGTCAAAAATAAGCATGTCAATGAAAATAAAACAGTCACTCATGCGTCTGAAACACCGGCCACAGATCATGGTAATGCACATGCTGCGCCGGTGCGCACAGGTCCACGCGGTGTAGCCTTTGTGGAAGCCTGTATCCAGCCCCTTGACTATGAATTGAACCACAGATTTTTGGGCTGGCGCCCCAATGACATTATTAGAATTGCCGATAATATTAAATATTTGCAATTGGGCGTTTTGGAAGTAACCCGCAGGACAGCTGTGGCTTTAGCCGAGAATCTGTCCCGTACCGGAAGCACTGACGCCTATGTTCCAAGTCTGGAATATGCCATGAACTCTTTCATGATTAAACCCACCGAGTTAATGTTTCCATCGGCAGAAGGCAAATATCAGGAGGGCTTGGATGGATGGCGAAATTATCAGGAGATGGTGCTGAGAGGGGAGGCTCGTTTTTACCGGCGTGTGGACAACCTGGTCCCCCTGCTTAAGGCATATGAAAGTATCCTGGGCAGTTGCGATGAAAATTTGGTCAAGAAACCGGGAGAACTCAGCACCTTTAAAGCCGATGATGTCTTTTACTATGCAAAGGGTGTGGCGATTGCCATGGGTACCATTCTCGGCGCGGTGGCTGTGGATTGTGACGACACGATCGGGTCAGTTCAGGGCATGGATGTGATCCATCATGCGGTTGAAGCCCTTCATCATGCTTCGAGCCTGGATCCCTGGATTGTTTTTGAAGGTAGTCCGGACGGCATATTGGCCAACCATCGTGCCAACATCGCCGCTCCAATCAGTCATGCCCGATTTTATCTGGACGTACTGTCCAGGTCACTGACAGGCAACCTGTAA
- a CDS encoding dynamin family protein, with protein sequence MDRENYMNALREDIVDTITRHLTPVAQRYGYSDMPLETNVKWRPMVLVIGNYSSGKSSLINEFLGAKIQDTGQAPTDDSFTVLTYDDTVPETEGIQVVEQRDGKSLLNDPEYPFSTLRKHGQRFAAHFQLKKINSPFLKNLAIIDTPGMLDSISERDRGYDYQEVLGDLAQKAGLVLVLFDAHKAGTVREAYKSIRETLTTHTFEDRIIFVLNRIDECTTFNDLLRVYGTLCWNLSQITGRKDIPMIRMTYSSNAAAISNSVPPEFLPLLENQREDLKQTILHTPLRRLDHLATYLEIHGERLAHYIEAIQVFGLEFQRFRIQKICIGLLLSLLGGGLIAFALLMLVGMADPTVLSSAGGISAGLIMIVWMAFPQKKLESKFRAARLADLDTLTPITDQTRKDSWGAIRDLVYEHLRANKGDYTLYDLKLDLFNIREINEEATHEIREALSGFRGKSEDDLKEWRKKRSARENDKHDLPWQDVII encoded by the coding sequence ATGGATCGTGAAAATTATATGAATGCCCTTCGGGAAGATATCGTGGATACCATAACCCGGCACCTGACACCGGTGGCCCAGCGCTACGGCTACAGCGATATGCCTCTGGAGACCAATGTGAAATGGCGTCCCATGGTGCTGGTGATCGGTAATTATTCTTCTGGTAAATCTTCCTTGATCAATGAATTTTTAGGCGCAAAGATTCAGGATACAGGTCAGGCCCCTACAGATGATTCCTTCACTGTACTGACGTATGATGATACCGTGCCGGAGACAGAAGGAATACAGGTGGTGGAACAGCGAGACGGCAAAAGTCTGCTTAATGATCCTGAATACCCCTTTTCCACACTCCGCAAACATGGCCAGCGTTTCGCGGCCCATTTTCAGTTGAAAAAAATAAACTCGCCTTTTTTGAAAAATCTGGCCATCATTGATACCCCAGGCATGTTAGACAGCATTTCTGAGCGGGACCGGGGATATGATTATCAGGAGGTTCTCGGCGATCTGGCCCAGAAAGCAGGGCTTGTTTTGGTTCTGTTTGATGCCCACAAGGCCGGAACCGTACGTGAGGCGTATAAAAGCATTCGGGAAACCCTGACCACTCATACATTTGAAGACCGGATCATCTTTGTGCTCAACCGTATCGATGAATGCACCACTTTTAATGATCTGTTGCGGGTGTATGGCACCCTGTGCTGGAACCTGTCCCAGATTACCGGGCGAAAAGATATCCCTATGATCCGGATGACCTATTCGTCAAATGCTGCTGCCATAAGCAACTCAGTTCCGCCTGAGTTTCTCCCTCTCCTTGAAAATCAGCGGGAGGATCTCAAGCAGACCATTTTGCATACCCCTTTGCGCAGGCTGGATCATTTGGCCACATATTTGGAGATTCACGGTGAACGCTTAGCCCATTATATTGAAGCGATTCAAGTCTTTGGGCTCGAGTTTCAAAGATTCCGTATACAAAAAATATGTATCGGGCTTTTGCTCAGCCTTCTTGGGGGTGGTCTGATCGCCTTTGCCTTGTTGATGCTGGTGGGAATGGCTGATCCCACAGTCCTGTCGTCTGCGGGGGGCATCAGTGCCGGCTTGATTATGATTGTATGGATGGCATTTCCCCAGAAAAAGCTGGAATCAAAATTTCGCGCCGCCCGACTGGCCGATCTTGATACCCTCACCCCGATTACCGATCAGACCCGCAAAGACAGTTGGGGCGCTATTCGGGATTTGGTATATGAGCATCTGAGAGCAAACAAAGGCGACTATACCCTTTATGACCTTAAACTGGATCTGTTTAACATCCGGGAGATCAATGAAGAAGCTACCCATGAAATTCGGGAAGCATTGAGCGGGTTCCGGGGCAAGTCTGAGGATGATTTGAAAGAATGGAGAAAAAAGCGTTCAGCCCGTGAAAACGATAAACATGATTTGCCCTGGCAAGATGTTATTATTTAA
- a CDS encoding DUF294 nucleotidyltransferase-like domain-containing protein, whose translation MSKEESLQFFSNSISSVIRKNVLFCSAKKPIKEAAILMKQHRCSSILIEQEGKFLGIATDQDFRNKVVAADINNSNPISEIMSYPLISMSEHSSVFEAFIKIMKTGVKHLAVINNENDAIGVITNSDLINAQGKLPFLFIKEINKAATYEEISKKQKQLPQSIYTLINEGAKAQNINNFVTAITDTILEKLIKFAIQKIGQPPVKFAFMVMGSEGRKEQTLKTDQDNAIIFEDVNEKDLESVNSYFLKLGEHVCNMLDQTGYDFCKGNIMAKNPKWCQPFSIWQKYFNKWIYNASPETLLKTSIFFDFRLGYGDISLVNKLRASLFDYLDDRKVFFRYMAENTSHFRVPIGFWGNFIVESKGELKNTFDIKKPMMLVVDFARIYALQNKISATNTMERLKLLYKKKIINESDYNDMSHSYSYMMNLRFINQINRIINEARDPNNYINPKKLSRIDQKTLKEVFKKIEERANLQQEFLTAM comes from the coding sequence ATGAGCAAAGAAGAGTCATTACAATTTTTCAGTAATTCTATATCAAGCGTGATAAGAAAAAATGTACTTTTCTGCAGTGCAAAAAAACCTATTAAAGAAGCCGCTATTTTAATGAAACAGCACCGATGCAGTTCTATTCTTATCGAGCAGGAAGGCAAATTCTTAGGCATAGCCACAGATCAGGACTTTAGAAATAAAGTTGTGGCAGCGGATATAAATAATTCAAATCCCATTTCTGAAATAATGTCGTATCCTTTAATAAGCATGTCCGAACATTCAAGTGTTTTCGAAGCATTCATCAAAATAATGAAAACAGGCGTAAAACATTTAGCTGTAATTAACAACGAAAATGATGCAATAGGTGTGATTACGAACAGCGATCTTATAAATGCCCAAGGCAAATTGCCTTTTTTATTTATAAAAGAAATAAATAAGGCTGCAACCTATGAAGAAATATCAAAAAAACAAAAACAGTTACCCCAAAGCATTTATACGCTAATAAATGAAGGTGCAAAAGCTCAAAACATAAATAATTTTGTTACAGCCATAACAGATACGATCTTAGAGAAACTGATAAAATTTGCTATTCAAAAGATAGGACAACCTCCTGTCAAATTCGCCTTTATGGTAATGGGAAGCGAAGGAAGAAAAGAACAGACACTTAAAACAGACCAGGATAATGCTATTATTTTTGAAGATGTAAATGAAAAAGACTTAGAATCCGTAAATTCATATTTTTTAAAATTAGGCGAACACGTATGTAATATGCTTGATCAAACAGGCTATGATTTTTGTAAAGGTAATATAATGGCAAAAAATCCAAAATGGTGTCAGCCTTTTTCCATATGGCAGAAATATTTTAACAAATGGATCTATAACGCAAGCCCTGAAACGCTTCTCAAAACAAGCATCTTTTTTGATTTTCGTTTAGGGTATGGAGATATCAGTTTAGTAAATAAACTGAGAGCGTCTCTTTTTGATTATTTAGACGATCGAAAGGTTTTTTTTAGATATATGGCTGAAAACACATCTCACTTTAGAGTACCTATTGGCTTCTGGGGTAATTTTATTGTTGAATCTAAAGGTGAATTAAAAAATACGTTTGACATCAAAAAACCGATGATGCTTGTGGTGGATTTTGCAAGAATATATGCGCTTCAAAATAAAATATCTGCTACAAATACGATGGAACGATTGAAGTTATTATACAAAAAAAAGATAATAAACGAATCTGATTATAATGACATGAGTCATTCATATAGCTATATGATGAATTTAAGATTTATAAATCAAATAAATCGTATCATCAATGAAGCAAGAGACCCCAATAATTATATTAACCCCAAAAAGCTATCAAGAATTGATCAAAAAACCTTGAAAGAAGTATTCAAAAAAATAGAAGAAAGGGCAAACCTTCAACAGGAATTTTTAACAGCAATGTAA
- a CDS encoding succinate dehydrogenase/fumarate reductase iron-sulfur subunit — MEEKFINLTLKVWRQKQGEKKGKIETYQAKHISTDASFLEMLDIVNDDLTIKGIEPIAFDHDCREGICGMCGQVVNGYAHGSEKGTTLCQFHMRRFKDGDTVFIEPFRAKAFKVIKDLVVDRSAFDKIIQAGGYITAKAGGAPEANIFPVTYEISELAMNAAECIGCGACVAACPNASAMLFVSAKISHLALLPQGRPEAAKRALAMVRTMDACGFGNCSNERECENSCPKNISITNIARLNREFLSAGVLSTAM; from the coding sequence ATGGAAGAAAAATTCATTAATCTGACACTAAAGGTCTGGCGCCAGAAACAGGGCGAGAAAAAAGGCAAAATTGAAACCTATCAAGCAAAACATATTTCCACTGATGCATCTTTTCTGGAAATGCTTGATATCGTAAATGATGATCTTACAATTAAGGGCATAGAACCCATTGCCTTTGATCATGACTGCCGCGAGGGTATTTGTGGAATGTGCGGCCAGGTTGTAAACGGGTATGCTCACGGATCAGAGAAAGGCACTACCCTTTGCCAGTTTCACATGAGACGTTTCAAAGATGGCGACACAGTATTTATTGAACCTTTCAGGGCAAAAGCGTTTAAGGTAATCAAAGATCTTGTTGTGGATAGAAGCGCCTTTGATAAGATCATCCAGGCTGGTGGTTACATCACTGCTAAAGCCGGTGGTGCTCCCGAAGCCAATATTTTTCCGGTTACCTATGAAATTAGTGAACTTGCCATGAATGCAGCAGAATGTATTGGTTGCGGTGCTTGTGTTGCTGCATGTCCGAATGCTTCTGCAATGCTCTTTGTCAGCGCCAAGATTTCCCATCTTGCTCTGCTTCCCCAGGGTAGACCTGAGGCCGCAAAACGCGCATTGGCTATGGTAAGAACCATGGATGCATGTGGTTTTGGTAACTGCTCAAATGAAAGAGAATGCGAAAACTCATGTCCTAAAAACATTTCTATCACAAATATTGCTCGTCTGAACAGAGAGTTCCTGTCCGCAGGCGTTCTCTCTACAGCAATGTAA
- a CDS encoding fumarate reductase/succinate dehydrogenase flavoprotein subunit has translation MQLNSNVPSGPLETKWERYKFDLKRVNPANKRKFEVIVVGTGLAGGSAAATLADLGYHVKNFCIQDTPRRAHSIAAQGGINAAKNYPGDGDSIYNLFYDTIKGGDYRAREANVYRLAENANKIIDHCVATGVPFAREYGGLHANRSFGGAQVSRTFYARGQTGQQLLLGVYGQLSRQIGLGGVEMYARRDILDVVIIDGCARGVICRNLVTGEIESHSAHAVVLATGGYDNVYFLTTSGMHSNVSACWAAYKKGACFANPCYTQIHPTCITVHGDYQSKLTLMSESLRNDGRIWVPKKKGDTRSPDQIPEDERDYYLERKYPSFGNLVPRDVASRNAKLACDDGRGVGNTGLAVYLDFSDAIKRDGEDVIRAKYGNLFQMYDKIQDENPYKVPMKIYPAIHYVMGGTWVDYNLMTTRDGLFCLGGANFSDHGANRLGASALMQGLSDGYFVLPYTIGGYLATQSLADVNTSHQAFKDAEKQLTEKLDKLMNINGKRTVDDMHKELGLIMWDYCGMARNDAGLKEAIGKIQALRAEFWENVSVSGNKNDFNQTLEKGYRLADYLEFGELLARDALMRTESCGGHFREESQTEENEAKRDDENFCHAAAWEYAGEGKDPIRNEEPLVFENVKLTQRSYK, from the coding sequence ATGCAATTAAATTCCAATGTCCCGTCAGGTCCTCTCGAGACCAAATGGGAAAGATATAAATTTGATTTAAAACGAGTCAATCCTGCAAATAAAAGAAAATTTGAAGTCATCGTTGTGGGAACCGGCCTTGCCGGCGGTTCTGCAGCGGCAACTTTGGCCGATCTTGGGTATCATGTAAAAAATTTCTGCATTCAGGACACACCCCGAAGAGCGCACAGTATTGCAGCCCAGGGCGGTATCAACGCAGCAAAAAATTATCCTGGTGACGGCGACAGTATATACAACCTTTTTTATGATACAATCAAGGGCGGCGACTACCGTGCAAGAGAAGCAAATGTTTACCGCCTTGCCGAGAATGCCAATAAGATTATTGACCACTGTGTTGCTACAGGTGTTCCCTTTGCAAGAGAATACGGCGGACTCCATGCCAACCGCTCATTCGGCGGTGCCCAGGTTTCCCGTACCTTTTATGCCAGAGGACAGACGGGGCAGCAGCTACTTCTGGGCGTTTACGGCCAGTTAAGTCGTCAGATCGGTCTTGGCGGTGTGGAGATGTACGCCAGACGTGATATTCTTGACGTTGTTATTATTGACGGTTGCGCCAGAGGCGTTATCTGCCGTAATCTGGTAACAGGGGAAATTGAAAGTCATTCAGCCCATGCCGTAGTTCTGGCCACAGGCGGATACGACAATGTTTACTTTCTGACCACCAGTGGTATGCATTCAAATGTTTCTGCATGTTGGGCGGCCTATAAAAAAGGCGCCTGCTTTGCTAATCCCTGCTATACCCAGATCCATCCCACATGTATTACCGTTCATGGTGACTATCAGTCTAAACTGACTCTCATGAGTGAAAGTTTAAGAAACGACGGTAGAATTTGGGTTCCCAAGAAAAAGGGCGATACCCGCAGCCCGGATCAGATCCCTGAAGACGAAAGAGATTACTACCTGGAACGTAAGTATCCGAGTTTTGGCAACCTTGTTCCTCGCGATGTGGCATCCCGTAATGCAAAATTGGCATGCGATGATGGCAGAGGCGTTGGAAACACCGGTCTTGCCGTCTATCTGGATTTCAGCGATGCTATCAAACGTGACGGTGAAGATGTCATCAGAGCAAAATACGGCAACCTTTTCCAGATGTATGATAAGATTCAGGATGAAAACCCGTATAAAGTGCCCATGAAGATTTATCCTGCCATCCATTATGTAATGGGCGGTACCTGGGTTGATTATAACCTCATGACAACCCGTGACGGACTGTTCTGTCTGGGCGGCGCCAACTTCTCCGACCACGGCGCAAACCGTCTTGGTGCAAGTGCCTTGATGCAGGGCCTGTCTGACGGTTACTTCGTTCTTCCCTATACCATAGGCGGATACCTGGCCACCCAGTCCTTAGCGGATGTAAACACTTCTCACCAGGCGTTTAAGGATGCAGAAAAACAGCTTACTGAGAAATTGGACAAGCTTATGAACATTAACGGTAAGAGAACTGTTGATGATATGCACAAAGAGCTTGGCCTTATCATGTGGGATTACTGTGGCATGGCCCGTAATGACGCAGGGCTGAAAGAAGCCATTGGGAAAATTCAAGCACTTCGCGCAGAATTCTGGGAGAATGTTAGTGTCTCCGGTAACAAAAATGATTTTAACCAGACTCTTGAAAAAGGTTACAGACTTGCTGATTACCTTGAATTCGGCGAACTTCTGGCCCGTGATGCGTTGATGCGTACAGAATCTTGTGGTGGTCATTTCAGGGAAGAGTCCCAGACAGAAGAAAACGAAGCCAAGAGAGATGATGAAAACTTCTGCCATGCAGCTGCCTGGGAATATGCGGGTGAAGGTAAAGACCCGATTCGGAACGAAGAGCCACTTGTTTTTGAGAATGTGAAATTAACGCAAAGGAGCTACAAGTGA